From one Culex quinquefasciatus strain JHB chromosome 3, VPISU_Cqui_1.0_pri_paternal, whole genome shotgun sequence genomic stretch:
- the LOC119769077 gene encoding putative uncharacterized protein DDB_G0282133 codes for MIDVFSKYVTFDSVKKPTATVLWRKLERRIQHLGKPSAVLCDQGTQFTAKFWRKTLKDNDIKLIVTSVRHPQPNPVERSMRELSRLCRAYCQLNHRSWAQQLNRFADWINCAYHESTERTPHELQFGERPRDALQELFERRGAEVESGLVEADAIVKKFINVYEGPYVIKEVVQTDVFILAYPNHNKQRGMFHINLLKPFVTPNTTGGNNNTNSISSTNNNSPSNVNTNPSSININPNNSNNFINSSNPIKTNNSNSNINNFSNHLYSNTNNTHFNTYSSRNKPTPSSNNSNSNINNINHNPINNIIKIYSNNYKPSPTNNSNHNFTSNPSMGK; via the exons ATGATCGACGTCTTCTCCAAATACGTAACGTTTGACAGTGTGAAGAAGCCAACGGCTACCGTACTGTGGCGCAAGTTGGAACGGCGCATCCAACACCTCGGAAAACCGTCAGCAGTACTGTGCGATCAAGGAACTCAATTCACGGCGAAGTTTTGGAGAAAAACGCTCAAGGACAACGATATCAAGTTAATCGTTACCTCGGTGCGACATCCCCAACCCAACCCAGTGGAACGAAGCATGCGGGAGCTGTCCAGATTGTGCCGAGCATATTGCCAGCTAAATCATCGATCCTGGGCTCAGCAGCTGAATCGTTTTGCCGACTGGATCAACTGTGCGTACCACGAGTCGACTGAGCGAACGCCGCACGAGCTACAATTTGGAGAACGGCCACGAGACGCGCTGCAGGAGTTGTTCGA GAGACGAGGTGCTGAGGTCGAATCCGGTCTCGTCGAAGCGGATGCCATTGTGAAGAAGTTCATCAACGTTTACGAGGGACCGTACGTCATCAAGGAGGTAGTACAGACGGACGTGTTCATCCTGGCATATCCAAACCACAACAAGCAACGAGGTATGTTCCATATTAACCTGTTGAAGCCATTCGTAACTCCCAACACCACCGGAGG caacaacaacaccaacagCATATCcagcaccaacaacaacagTCCCAGCAACGTCAACACCAACCCCAGCAGCATCAACATCAAtcccaacaacagcaacaacttcATCAACTCCAGCAACCCTATCAAgaccaacaacagcaacagcaacatcaaCAACTTCAGCAACCATCTCTACAGCAACACCAACAACACACATTTCAACACCTACAGCAGCCGCAACAAGCCCACCCCctccagcaacaacagcaacagcaacatcaacaacatcaaccaCAACCCCATCAACAACATCATCAAAATCTACAGCAACAACTACAAGCCCAGTCCCACCAACAACAGCAACCACAATTTCACCAgcaacccgagcatgggtaaataa